CCGTTCTGATCTGTGAAAGTAAGAAAGAGGACATTGAAGCCATGTTCCGAAAGGCCAGATTGCTTGCCTGCAAAAGATCCCGGCTGATCGAGCGGTACTTTATGAATTTTGATATGTATTTTTAGAAATATTTTTCAACCTTGAGTTTGTGAACAGTGCGCCCCGCCTCATGGGGCGTCAACTGGATATACAAGCATATACGCTTGATTCATTAGGAGACAAAATATGGAAAAAGGTTATACTTTGATGCATGAACACATTACCATAGACTTATCCGGGGTAAAAAAAGACCCGGATTGCCGTCTGGACTGCTTTGAGGAAACGAAAAGTGAGCTTCGCGCTCTGTATCAGCTTGGTGTCAGGCGGATTCTGGATGTAACCAACATGGGTATGGGAAGGAATCCGGAATACGTAAGCAATATGGAAAAAGCCACCGGCATCCAGATCCTGCAGTCCACCGGCTTTTATAAAGAGCCGTTTCTTCCGGATTTTGTGTATTCCATGTCTGAAACGGAGCTGGCAGAACTGGCCGAAAAGGAATTAACGGAAGGAATTGGGGATTCCGGCATCAAAGCAAGAGTCATAGGTGAGTTCGGAACCAGTAAAAACACCATGACAGATATGGAAAAAAAGGTGTTTCACTCCATGGCTCTGGCAGCGGTTCGTACCGGAGCCCTGGTTACCACACATACCACCCTTGGAACCATGGCTCTGGAACAGGCCGTATATTTAATAAATGCCGGGATAAAGCCGGAGAAGATCATCATCGGTCATTTAGACCTTTCCCAGGACCCGGATTATATTCTTTCAGTTCTTAAGGAAGGCGTCAACATCGGGTTTGATACTGTGGGTAAAAATAATTACTGCCCTGACCGGCTCCGTGCAAAAACGTTGAAGCGGATCGCGGAAGAAGGATTCCTTGGGCAGGTGGTATTATCTATGGATATTACCAGAAAATCTCATTTAAAAAAATGGGGAGGTCCGGGTTATGCATATCTGTTTGAAACCTTTCTTCCCTTGCTTCGGGAATACGGTTTATCTGAGGAACAAATCGATATGCTGCTGATTGATAATCCAGACCGGATTCTGAAATAAGGAGGAAGAGAAAATGCTGACTTATCCGTTATCCAGTATCTCTGTGGAGGAGGCCGCCAGGCTGCAGTTCAAGGTGATTGATTGTATCACAAAAGCATTCAGCGGCCGTGAGATTTTAAACCGGGGAGACCTGGGGGTTGTTCCAGGACTTAATAAGCCCTTAACCACAAAAAAGGCAGAGCAGGTTATTGCAGACCTGTTTGATGGGGAAGCCTGTATCCTGGTAAGAGGAGCCGGAAGCGGAGCAATACGATCCGGACTCCACAGCATGCTAAAACCGGCTGAAAAAATCCTGGTACACAAGGCGCCCGTTTACAGCACCACTGCCACATCTCTTGAAATGTTAAACATACCGGCCATAGAGGCTGATTACAATGATCTGGACGATATACGCCGGGTAATGAAAGAAAACAATGATATTAAGGGGGCGATCATCCAATACACAAGGCAAAAACCGGATGACCGCTACGACATGTCCCAGGTAATAAAGACCATTAAGGAATGCAGCCATATTCCCATATTGACCGATGACAACTATGCCGCCATGAAAGTGAGCCGGATTGGTATCCAGTGCGGGGCAGACCTTTCCTGTTTTTCCTCATTTAAGCTGTTGGGGCCGGAAGGCGTAGGCGTTATCGTGGGAAAGGCATGCTACATTGAAAAGCTAGTGAAAGAATGTTATTCCGGAGGTATGCAGGTTCAGGGCCATGAAGCCCTGGATGTACTCCGCGGCCTTGTCTATGCGCCTGTGGCCCTGGCCATCCAGGCCCAGGTAAATGAAGAATGTGTAAAGCGGCTGAACACAGGTGAGATTCCTCATGTGAAACAGGCATTTCTGGCAAATGCCCAGTCAAAGGTGCTTTTGGTTGAGTTTTATGAGAACATTGCAGAAAAAGTCCTTAAGGAAGCCGAAAAGCTGGGAGCAGCACCGAATCCGGTGGGAGCGGAATCAAAATACGAATTGGTTCCCATGTTTTACCGGGTATCCGGCACCTTCCGGAATGCGGATCCTACACTGGAAAGCCGTATGATCCGGATTAACCCCATGCGTTCCGGGGCGGATACTATTTTACGCATTATAAAAGAAGCCGTAGAAAGAGTGATGTAAATGTTTTTAGAGCAGACCATAAAACGAAACCCGGAACTGATCAAAGCATCCTTTGAGCTTCATCAGAGCGGGCAGATTGGGCCGGATTCTTATGTGATAGACGTGGATACTTTTCTGGAAAATGCATCTTTCATGTTAAAAGAAGCAAAAGAAAAAAAAATCCGGCTGTTCTTCATGCTGAAACAGGCCGGGAGAAATCCCTATCTGGCAGGGAAGCTGATGGAACTGGGCTATGAAGGAGCAGTTGTGGTGGATTATAAGGAAGCCAGAGTCATGATGGATCACCGGATCCCCATTGCAAATGCAGGACATCTGGTACAGATTCCTACTGCCCAGGTAGAAGAGATGGTAGCATACCGCCCTCAGATGATCACCGTTTATTCCGAAGAAAAAATCAGCCAAATCCATCATGCAGCAAAGAAACTGGGACTTTTACAGGATATCATTCTCCGTGTTACCAGTGATTCGGATGTAATCTACTCCGGACAGACAGCAGGGTTCCCCCTTGATACATTAAAAGATCTGGCAGAACGGGTCAAAACCCAGTATCCCAGTGTAAGGATTGCAGGCGTTACATCTTTCCCCTGTTTTTTATATGAAGAAAACGCCCATGACCTGATCCCTACCGTGAATATGGATACCGTAAAACAGGCGGCTGTCATTTTAAAGGAGAGCGGATTACCTGTAACCGTTTTAAACACGCCTTCTGCTTCCTGTACCTACACCTTAAAAAAGATCAAAGAGCTGGGTGGAAACTGTGCTGAGCCGGGACATGGCCTGACCGGAACCACTCCAATGCATGCGGACCATATGCTTAAGGAAGTCCCGTGTGTTACTTATGTAAGTGAAATATCCCACAATTTTAAAGGGCAGGCTTATTGCTATGGCGGCGGATATTACAGACGCTCCCACGTAAAGTCAGCCCTGGTTGGAACCGCTTTTGATAATTACACAGAAATGGGCGTTATTCCGCCTTCCAATGAAAGCATTGATTATCATTTCGGCCTGACAAAAGAAGGGACGGTAGGAGATACTGTGGTAATGGCATTCCGTTACCAGATCTTCGTTACCCGGTCGGATGTGGTTTTGGTGGAAGGATTAAAAAAGAAAAAGCCGCAAATTGTTGGAATATATGACAGCATGGGGAAAAAGAGTGAAAGATAATTGTTTCACCTTTGATTTTGTGAAAAGCGTGTCCCGCTTCATCGGAAGTCAACTGGATATGTAAGCATATCTGCTTGATTCATTAGGAGACAAAATATGAAGAAAAGATTTATTGTCATTGTTTTGGATGGATTCGGCATCGGAGCCATGGAAGATGCCCGTATTGTCAGGCCGGGAGATGAAAAAGCCAATACCTTAAGAAGTATTCTAAAGGATTATCCCGATTTAAAGC
The nucleotide sequence above comes from Lacrimispora sp. BS-2. Encoded proteins:
- a CDS encoding aminotransferase class V-fold PLP-dependent enzyme gives rise to the protein MLTYPLSSISVEEAARLQFKVIDCITKAFSGREILNRGDLGVVPGLNKPLTTKKAEQVIADLFDGEACILVRGAGSGAIRSGLHSMLKPAEKILVHKAPVYSTTATSLEMLNIPAIEADYNDLDDIRRVMKENNDIKGAIIQYTRQKPDDRYDMSQVIKTIKECSHIPILTDDNYAAMKVSRIGIQCGADLSCFSSFKLLGPEGVGVIVGKACYIEKLVKECYSGGMQVQGHEALDVLRGLVYAPVALAIQAQVNEECVKRLNTGEIPHVKQAFLANAQSKVLLVEFYENIAEKVLKEAEKLGAAPNPVGAESKYELVPMFYRVSGTFRNADPTLESRMIRINPMRSGADTILRIIKEAVERVM
- a CDS encoding phosphotriesterase-related protein (phosphotriesterase homology protein; PhP; YhfV; member of a family of proteins related to phosphotriesterase (PTE)), which gives rise to MEKGYTLMHEHITIDLSGVKKDPDCRLDCFEETKSELRALYQLGVRRILDVTNMGMGRNPEYVSNMEKATGIQILQSTGFYKEPFLPDFVYSMSETELAELAEKELTEGIGDSGIKARVIGEFGTSKNTMTDMEKKVFHSMALAAVRTGALVTTHTTLGTMALEQAVYLINAGIKPEKIIIGHLDLSQDPDYILSVLKEGVNIGFDTVGKNNYCPDRLRAKTLKRIAEEGFLGQVVLSMDITRKSHLKKWGGPGYAYLFETFLPLLREYGLSEEQIDMLLIDNPDRILK
- a CDS encoding alanine racemase codes for the protein MFLEQTIKRNPELIKASFELHQSGQIGPDSYVIDVDTFLENASFMLKEAKEKKIRLFFMLKQAGRNPYLAGKLMELGYEGAVVVDYKEARVMMDHRIPIANAGHLVQIPTAQVEEMVAYRPQMITVYSEEKISQIHHAAKKLGLLQDIILRVTSDSDVIYSGQTAGFPLDTLKDLAERVKTQYPSVRIAGVTSFPCFLYEENAHDLIPTVNMDTVKQAAVILKESGLPVTVLNTPSASCTYTLKKIKELGGNCAEPGHGLTGTTPMHADHMLKEVPCVTYVSEISHNFKGQAYCYGGGYYRRSHVKSALVGTAFDNYTEMGVIPPSNESIDYHFGLTKEGTVGDTVVMAFRYQIFVTRSDVVLVEGLKKKKPQIVGIYDSMGKKSER